The genomic stretch TGATTGGGGGCGGCCTTTCCGCCAAAACGCGTCTCGGTCGTCGTCACTTCCGTCAACGCGCCAAGCTTCACCGGCACCTTGATGTCTTTGCCATTGCGCCAAATCGCGAGCTGCACTTCGGTACCGGGCTGTTTAGCGCCTACGATCGGCGCAAGATCGCTGGCGCTGTTCAAGGTGGTGCCGTCGATACCGCGTACGACGTCCATGGATTGAACGCCGGCTTTCGCAGCGGCCCCACCGACTTCGACGTCGGACACCAAGGCACCGCGCGTGTCGGGCAGGCCGAGCGCACGTGCGCTCTCAGGGCTCACTTCTTGTAATCGCAGGCCAAGTTTGCCGCGCTGCACTTTGCCCGTCGCCTTCAATTGTTTGACGGCGGCCATCGCGGTATCAATCGGAATCGCAAAGCTCACACCTTGATAGCCACCCGAATTCGAAAATATCTGCGAATTGATACCGATGACCTGCCCTTGCGCGTTCATCAAGGGTCCGCCCGAGTTACCGCGGTTAATTGCAACGTCGGTTTGAATGAAGGGCACGTAGCTTTGACCCGTACCACGATCGGTACGACCCACGGCGCTCACGATGCCCGCAGTCACGGAATGATCAAGTCCGAAGGGCGAGCCCATCGCGAATGCCCATTGGCCAGGCTTCACTTGGCTCGAATCGCCGAGCGGGATGGTGGGCAGTCCGCTTGCATCGACCTTCAGCAGCGCGACATCGGATTGCGGATCACTCCCGACCACACGTGCATTGAGCACGCGTCCGTCAGAAAATTTGACGCGTACCTGCGATGCACCTTCGACCACATGATGGTTCGTCAATACATCGCCATTCGACGAAATAACGAATCCGGTACCAATCGATGTGCCACCGCGTTGTTGGGGCATGCCCGGAAACGGCATCATGCCGGGACCGAAAAACCGGCGAAACTCTTCCGGCAAATTGTCCATGCCTTGTGCAACAGGTTTGGCCTTGATCGTGGCTTCGATGTTCACCACGGCTGGTCCAACTTGCTCGACCAAGCGCGTGAAGTCTGGCAGGCCCGACACCAAATTCTGTGTCGACTGCTGCTGCGCGCGTGCCTGCTCAATCAAGAAAGGCGACGCACCGAACACGGCCAATGAAACAGCCAAAACCAACCCATGCTTGCGAATGGACATCAAAATTTCTCCTGCAAATCGTGATCAGCGCAACGCGATTTATTGCGAGCGCATCAGGGGTGTTGTGTATCGGAACCCGACGTCTGTTGGAACCTGGACGCACCGCCCGAACTGAAACTTGCGTTAAAGGCACCGCTATCGATGCCCGGAATGACAGAA from Lysobacter sp. HDW10 encodes the following:
- a CDS encoding Do family serine endopeptidase; amino-acid sequence: MSIRKHGLVLAVSLAVFGASPFLIEQARAQQQSTQNLVSGLPDFTRLVEQVGPAVVNIEATIKAKPVAQGMDNLPEEFRRFFGPGMMPFPGMPQQRGGTSIGTGFVISSNGDVLTNHHVVEGASQVRVKFSDGRVLNARVVGSDPQSDVALLKVDASGLPTIPLGDSSQVKPGQWAFAMGSPFGLDHSVTAGIVSAVGRTDRGTGQSYVPFIQTDVAINRGNSGGPLMNAQGQVIGINSQIFSNSGGYQGVSFAIPIDTAMAAVKQLKATGKVQRGKLGLRLQEVSPESARALGLPDTRGALVSDVEVGGAAAKAGVQSMDVVRGIDGTTLNSASDLAPIVGAKQPGTEVQLAIWRNGKDIKVPVKLGALTEVTTTETRFGGKAAPNQREAAPKESKLGLELAALDADDRKQLGLKAGEGVGVLSVRGPATEAGMRRGDIVLAVGRTPVGTPQALKAAVAAAGVDGPIMLRVSRNGSPAFVTIQPEVTQ